AACAACAATACAAGGTGGGAGAGAAAGATATAGGAAGCAACAAACAAACATACCTTGTGCTTAGCTCGAACAGAGCCGTTCTGAGAAAGAGCAACGAGAGGAGGAATCCCGCCCTCTCTCACAAGCAAGCCTCTGTTATTAACACTGTGAGCACAGAGCTGAACAAGAGTCAGAACAGCGAACTCCTTCCCCTTCACCGACCCATCTTCGATCGCCTCCACAAGCGCAGCAATACCACCTTCTTCCACGATCGCCTCTTTTCCCTCCTCAATCCCCGCCAAGCTGTTTAGCACCACCATCGCCTTGTCCGCCATCCCGCTCCCTTCCTCCGCCACCAGCTCCACCAGCGGCTTCACTGCCCCCGCGCTCACCGCCCTCTCTTTGTTCTGCCGCACCGAGCAGAGCTTATACAGCGTCGTCAGTGCGTCCTTCTTCCCTCTGTGGGAGCCATTCAATAGCAGCGAAACCAGCGGCGGTATCGCCCCGCAAGCACCGATAGAGATCTTGTTCTCCTCCACCAACGCAAGACTCATCAGCGCGCAAGCCGCGTTCTGCTTCGAAGTCTCCGTCCCTGTTTTAAGAACGTAAATCAGCGACTTCACCGCACCAGCATTGGTTATCAGCGCCTTGTTCTCCTCCAGAAGAGACAGATTCAGCAACGCCGTGACCGCGTGCTCCTGCGTCCACGGATCGCTGCACCGGAGCAGCGGAACCAGAGCAGGCACCGCACCGGACTCGCCGATCAGAGCGCGGTTGTCCGCTCTGTTCTTCGCCAACAGCCTCAGCTTCGCCGCCGCCGATCGCTTCACCGCCACCGATGGAGAATGCAGCCCGTCGACGCAGATCTTCACCGTGGGCTGAAGATCCTCCGGCGAGATACTCTCGATTATCTCCGTGGAGAAAGTCTCCCGTTGGAGAAACCCTAGGCAAGGCTCGGGCTCAGGTTCGGGCTCGCGATCCCCGTCAACTGCAGGTTCGTAGGAGGAGACGGTGGCGAGCCTCTGGAGCTCTCCAGAGATGTCGCTGCTGCAAGCAGAGAAATCGCTCAAAGCTTGAGAGAGCTCGAGAAGTTGCTCCTCCGTAACGGAAGATTTAACTGACTTTGAGTTTCGCGAGGCGAGTTCCATGAGAGAATCGGTTAGGCTATCGGAGACGCACGTGGCGTGGTCGCGTCGGAATAATTTTGAGCGCACGGTTCGCATGGACTTGCCGATGGTTCTGTGAGCTTTGTCGGAAACGGAGGAATGATTATGAGTAGCTTGATCGGAAGTGGAATGCGAATCATTCTCCGCAGAAACCATTGTCGGTGGCAGAATGATAATTGATTGTGCTCTTCTTCTCAATACTCCAACTGATTTTCCTTCATTTCCTCACTGGGAAACTGTGCCAAATTGCATtaatcatatttcaaaataagaaattaaaagccTGGTTTTCGCTGTGCCTTCGTTTTATCCTATCCGTTGGTTCAGATTTGTGTTTCCACCCCAAGAACCACGTGCTGCTGTTTCCACATATCGCTTTCCGCACGCACATTATTCATCTATTATCGATAAATTaaatactctattttttatttaatactatttacGTCTAAAAACATCGGTCACTTTTCAGTAACTTTGTTTGTCAAAGTAGCGTTTATTGGTCGCACAGATCGAAAATGACCCTTCCACCCAAAGATATTTATcttctaaatttatattaatttaaatggaAACTCGATCATCGATTAAATTCATGTTAATTATTAACGAATAATTTATTTCagaatgtaatttttaaatgattttattattatatgttgatGTAAAAACATACAATATCCTAAACGAAAATACCAATACAACGCGAACCTGCTGCTGCCAGTGTCTCTGATAACCTTAGTCCTAACGTTAATCTTCAGTAATAAAAGCCTGTGgacacaaatataaattaataacaatttttttttttctgtcagaATAACACGCATGCATCACAGCTTATAGTGAATGTTGTCAAAATcgcaatattttaatttattgttcaaAAATGATAGTTcaagaacttaaaaaaaaaaaaacaacattagtgtatattataaatcaatatatagatgatattaattaaagtattaatatattagtgtatattttttatttgaatggtTTTAACTAATAACTCCTCCTTTATTGTTtaggtttaaatctctttttgtcCCTGAGTTATAAGtagatgttcagtttagtctccattttaaaaaattaaagtctttgatctctaagttataaaaaatgtatcaaatgagttcttttttaacttgaaatactgtttttggttgtttcttaacaactgctgcATCTTTAAATTgctttgatttgtttcttaataataacagcactttagattgctctttgtatttTGACCATTAACATCAAAAAagaactcatttgatacattttttataagttaagAATCAAAGGTACTTAgaaatcaaaggtttacattacggagactaaactgaacatccactcataacttagggaaaaaaaaggtttaaaccattgtTTTACcatatattttagtttcattaaaaaaaatccatacatagttcatttaattaaaagatgTGTTAGAAAGAATGTAGGTTTGCATTAAGCATTAATTGATTAGTGGTGAGTGGCGTTAGTTTTAAAATGTGCTGAACAAAAGAATGCAGAAATATTAAATAGGATATGATGTTTCAGCTGGGTGCACTAATAGCTAACAGATTTTGTTTGGTCGGGTTAGGTGGgggttgttattttttattattaatagtagTAATATGTTGTATCAAAGTGGGTTGTTTTCTagacaaaattaataatcattgatcttcatttttaatttatattaatctttatatttaaaagtccCAAGcagtgttttttttatgttttactttgtGTTAATTATTCATTGGTGTAAAACtgtcataaaatgaaaaattaagaattaaaacataaaataagataGACTTTTGGAAATTGTTTTGGCATAATATATACTAACATCACATAGAGTCTAGATTTAGTGGGTAAGAGAGATCTTAGAGAAATcttatataaaatcaataacCTTATGAGTTGTACACAACCCTAACaccaataattatatatatatatatatatatatgggtcttccttttttttctttttttttgtcttttaagaTTTAGATTTTTCTCacgaaagaatgaaaataaaattatgattagaTGAGAAGCAAATTGAGTGTGCAAGATCATCTTTTCGATAAAGGGATAAGTTCGTTGTTGAACGggatgtaaatatatatttttaatgacgttttctttaatttgacagaataaataaataaattcttgtAACTTTTAAATGTAagttcaaactaaaaaaaatagtaaaaatttaatttaaaagtaatgaaaCATAATAAgctattaaatttaataatagtatATCTATCCCACTCTTTTTATATGACAAAAGTAACAAAAGGAAAGCCCAAGACCCTTGTGGATATACGGGTTTTTCTTCCTGCGGCCCATGATTACTAATTGCACCTTCATGTTAacggaaaaaaataaaatatcctcCATCAGTTAGaccatatttatttaaatcacgcaattatatgtaatttttttctaattattaatatactgtgaataacttttcaatttattttaatgttactcgcaatttcttttaactctaattaaaaaatagcaGCCATAGTATTATAAAGAACTAAAAAAGCTCTCGATCCAGTACTATGGTACTACTGTCCCGGCCTACAAACCTACATCACaagtattaaatttataaaaaaaataatattttaatattatttacgtgatattttataattgatttagaattattttataattaataataattattaatatcaaCTAATCACACGTAAAtaatagataatattaaaatattattaaaaattgtttttatcaaCGTATTATTATcctaatttttatgttaaaaattacaacttttttgtTTGACTGAGTTATTTACGTGCAATgcattgaaataatttattaaaataagcaAACCACGTCATccttaaaaggaaattaatattcaatagtctattaagtatattttaaatgtataaaaataaaacaccgTAAATTATATACTCAACAAATATAATCATTAGAAAAATCACACCATTAAAGCCAAAGTCGGTATAAgtggaaattttaaattaatttatgggaaatagaaaaagaaaaaaaaacacattaaaaaatgatgaaaacatgaaaatgaactacaaatacaaaaatgttAAGGTTGATACAAAAATAAGATATTCTTACTCGTTTGAAATGCTCGTAACGACTacatttaaaatcaataatgAAACCACTTTTAGTTATATGAAGATATGTTGACCAATTGTTGCATATTTggtgttattttatttcattagtgGCATGCGttgtgtaaaaataaaaaactaattcgTATAGTTgggatagaaatgaaaaaaaaaatataaattaatgattaatatattctttattttatagagttgttgataaaatttgttaaaatatatttaaaatgtgtgAAAACCGTACACCACAAACGACTTCctcatacatatataatatatatacagtGAGGAATATTAGAAAAACGACAGCGTCAAGACGAGTGCCAAAAACGACAAGGTCAACCCAGTTTGACTGAGTTTTGATACCAATTTAAATTGGATAATGATCACTGACTCGCTCACTCTTGCCAAAACATcaaattcaatttgtttttaaaaattgttttggaaggtaaaaataaaaaagaatatttaaattatgcTTTATCTCAATTTtagatatgataaaaatatacgtaattataattatttaatttcaattgctTCTCCGACTCATTCTTAGAACTGGCTTTTTGGTAATGATGATTTCACTTTTGAAAAAtgcaaattaattatttgaattcagACTTCAAACTTAAGCAAAGGGAATAATGATCCTacttttcaacaaaataatcatattacATTGctcattttaaacattaataaaactaataatattatcataccacatttaaataatatttcagtGCTTTGGCATCTGCACATTTAAATAACCCAATTCCCAATTCCTCACGTAACTAACAATACATCAcctaaaaaatcattaaatgtatatttcaaaactcaaaataatGATTAAGATATTTACCTAAccagtattttattttatatataaaactaatgtTTCCCCctcaatgaaaatatttatcattataaattttaattttttaaataaatatttgttttgtacgtacttttgttatatatgtttattaggctAGTTAAAgcactaattaataattaataaaatggtaTGCTTTCTCCTTTTCATGAGTTAatgcataatattttttagtttaattttcagGCGGTGAAAAGATTCGTACACTATAAATCAACTAAactttatttagaaaattataatatacagtCGAATTACTCGATGTAGAATAATgagttttacttatttttttaatttttcaattacttGTTAATTTTCACAGGTGAACCTTTCTCCATTGCTTTCCTTCTCAACTAAGTGGAgttaatatgtatttattgaACAGTAGTAGCAATCATCTACTTTATATTTAtgctattcatttttttttcttttttcggtACTGTGATGTATCAACTTGTAGGGTGCTTTGACAATCATATCCGAGAAAGACCCTTAAAAAGAATTAGGTCTCAGCATTTTGATGTACTGTTTTCACGTCAAACAGACAAAATCCTTAAAAGTTTTCCAAAGTTTAATCAAGAGTTGACTATAAGaactaaaattatttgaaaaatttcaaggtataaaaaaaaatcatgatattttgataacttttttaacaactttttgacaataggatacttgtcatcattttattggtctattttaatttatgtttaaaaaaatctttaaaacgaatcaatcacaaactatcatgtatgcgttgttaaaaaattgtcaacaaaaaagatgttaaaagaaattttttctaaaaaacttTTTGAAGACTGTATAGTATGATTGTTCGATTAGCCATGAATAGAATAGTGAATAAGTCTTTTGATCTCACATAAAACAAGAGGTGGACAAAGTTAGTGTTAAGAATAAATTACATTATCCTTAAATGTGATGATTACTATTTGGGTTAAGTCAACACTAATCAAAAAATGATCAcaagaaaaaatttctttaacaattcATTTTTAACAACTTGATAATCCATtcgtgatagtttgtgattggtacgtttcaaatatctttttaaaataaatttaaacaaaccaataaaatgatgatacataCCTCTCATTTGTcattaaaaaattgttcaaaaaaagttgttaaaatgaaagattgcaaaatatataaatagaaatttgatATAGAAGTagatgattatttttattacacatttattattaaaatattaggaTAAACGGACTTTAGGGAGTGTTTTATGCATATAACATcagggaaaaaataaaaaactaaacattgatctttttgtaaaaatatatttgaaatcgatttcataaacattttcataatttaaaaaagaaaaataatattttaacaccattttttgacacactgtacacgtgtcaaaatgtgattagacgattttaaattaaaaaaacaaactttggtttttctcttccaaatatacccctgtcttaattttttaatttgaaatcgttcaatcacattttgacaagtgtacagtgtcaaaatggtgtcaaaaaatggtgttaaaatatcattttcctttaaaaaaatgaattaaggaaaataaaaggtAGATAAATGCTGAGGTTGAGAATATATGGAGTCACGTCGTGCAACTACTCTCCCACGTTGGGCTGAGAAGACTGGTCACCTTGGACATGCAGGCTCCACTGATGATGGAGCTTCTTAAATTAGTGTATGAACTCCAAATTCATCATCAGAAAACGATAGCTGCTGAGCTAAACCTTGCTTTGGCAACCAGCTGAAGCGTTCTTGGTGGAAAAAATCAAATCCTAACGAGGAAAAAGGAAGCTTCCCAAGGGATACATATGATTGCTGTGGAAGGAAGgtttcttcatttatttatcaCCTGTTTAATTCGTCAATAACTTCAAcgtcatttttttaatttctacctTCCGTCCGTCCCAGTTGTAGATTCTCTTCCACATCAAACAACTCAACTGCCCAAACCCACCAACtcttatcttataaataaactaacccCTCCTTTTCCATCTCTCTCAATCCCATCGTCTCCACTACCTGCTCCACCTGAAACCTCTTGTTTACATCACAAGAAACAATTTTGTTAAGGTAGATTAATTACAGACCAGACATGTTCATGGGCAACATGTTGAGGATGGTGTTGGCTTTCTGTGTTTTCAGCAGCGTGGTTGTGACATCCTCGGCTCAGACGTGTAGAAACCAAACATTCTCTAACAGGTTGTTCACCACATGTCGTGATCTTCCACAGTTGACAGCTTACCTGCACTGGACATACGACCAGGGGAGTGGGAAGTTGGATATAGCATTCGTGCACGCGGGAATCACCTCAACAAACAGGTGGGTGGCGTGGGCCATCAATCCCAGGAACACTCTGGACCCGGCCATGATTGGAGCTCAGGCACTGGTGGCCATTCCTCAGTCGTCGAATGGAGGGCCAAGGGTATATACCTCATCCATAACGAGCACCAGCACGCAGTTGGAAGAGAGTGAAATCAGTTATCCGGTGTCGGGGTTGAGTGTCACCTACGAGAACAACGAGGTAACAATTTTCGCCACTCTCACACTTTCCAACGACACCACCTCCTTGGTCCACGTCTGGCAAGATGGAACTCTCTCTGGCACCACCCCTCAAGAGCATAGCCACGAGACTTCCCACCAAAACTCCAAGGAAACGTTGAATCTTCTTTCCGGTTCCTCCACTCAGGTGACGGGGAATTCACGCCAGAGAAGAAGAAACGTAAGCACCAAGGACCAatctttgcttaatgttttCGTCATATCGTACATatcaattttctgttttttaattttatttcggTAGAGGGTATATTGGAAAGTGTTTGTCTGGTGAATGTGTCAATTCTGTTTtctgaaattttgttttggagCATTTGAACGCAAAACTTGAAGAAAACAGAGAAGGATGATTAAACATCTCTCAATTGTgttgttttcttaaataattttgaaatcataatagaTTTTggataagaaaataattgtatAGAATTGATTTTTAAGACAAAAGAATGAGAGGGAATCAAATAGGAGATGGATTGAGTGTGGAGATTGTTAATTTCAGACCCATGGAGTGCTAAATGCGGTTAGCTGGGGCATACTGATGCCAACGGGTGCCATAATCGCAAGGTACTTGAAGGTGTTCAAATCTGCTGACCCTGCTTGGTTTTATCTTCACATCACTTGCCAAGCCTCTGCCTACATAGTTGGTATTTCCGGATTCGGAACCGGTCTCAAACTCGGCAGTGACTCCGAGGGTGTCGAATACGACACTCACAGAGCGATTGCTATTGTCCTCGTTTGCTTAGGAACCCTTCAGGTACGAGGTTTTCCTGTTATGACAccatatacaatatatatatatgcttaagTGATGTCCTTTGATGGTACTGATCGGATGCAGGTGTTTGCGTTGTTCTTGAGGCCCAACAAGGACCATAAATTCAGAGTGTACTGGAATGCCTACCACTACTTGGTGGGATACGCCACCATATCCCTCAGCATCGCCAACGTTTTCAAAGGGTTCGACACCTTGGAGAATTACGTAGGGGATCGCTACAATGACTGGAAGCATGCGTACATTGGCATTATTGGAGCATTGGGTGGCATTGCTGTGTTTTTGGAAGTTATCACATGGATCATAGTGTTGAAGAGGAGAAAGTCAGAGAACAAGTTGCCACACGGAGAAAATGGTGTTAACGGGTATGGTTCTAGGCCATAGCAGGCGTAGGATATAGATATGACGTGTATGTAGCCAGATAGATGTtggtttcttttgttatttcttCTATTGGTGTGTTATTATGTGGTTGGACTCCTCTGTATAATGTTGAGGGTATCTGGGGAGTGCTCCAGCTGCTTAGACTATCAGTTTTGAGGTAATTCTTTCATAGGAAAGTAACTTACTTTCAggttcttgttttatttatattgttactGCAGGGTATACGTTGTATTGGTTTCTGTTACTTCATATCTGTATTTatgattaatgattaattaCTTCTTAACATTGTCTTACTCATTCTACATATCTTGAGTTTCAAATAACACTTTGCTTTCCGCGGCAgcaacctttttctttcttggcCTCGTGGCGACCAAAAAGAAGGATATCTGACAGTATCATTCGTTACattctaatattattaaaaacaattttaaaataatttaaataaaaaataagtaaaaatggAAGTCGCACTTTTAGACATCCTAATTCAAACatctttcttttcatatttgtgTGAGAATATCACATTTACAAACTTTTCTTGGGAATGGAAATGTAGAAGAATATGCTAAAAACGAGTTATATGAATCAATCATAATTAAGAATAGTTTTTGAAACATGAAAGAACATTTCCATTCTTGAAATGAacttttaatatacatatatatcataGGAACCGAGGCTATAATTTGATTCCTTCAAACTcaataaattgataaaagatTCAGAAATTCAACTGAATAAAATAACGAGAAATGACCGAAGCGAAAAATATAAAGCTCTTTCTGATTGAAACAACTCATctgatttaatattattaaaagttggTTAAGCTTCAATTATAGTTGTAAGTAGCAGCATACAGCTCAGATTCCTAGAATACATTGCATTTAGGGGCACAAACACAATCATTGACTCGACCTGAATTAGAATAGACTTGGTCAGACTAAAGGAAAGCATTGGGTTCTCCAATTCCTCCTCACCATCCACCGAGAATACTGGATTTTTATAATTCTCTGTTCTGCTATCGACACAAGACTAGAccaatcattttatatattatatacagtCACAATCACAGTTGTTCAAACACGGTCCAGCCGGAACCAGAGATACGTATGCCAATTTACTTTATAATAGGACATAACTTACCACTTGCAATTTTCTCATATTTctgtcaatttttattattttcatcattataCCAACTacctaaaatataccaactacAAAAAAGACTCAGCCatctaataattaaacaaactGAAATTCAAAAGGAATTAAAATGAGATGAAACATGATATAGTCAAGTTGAAAGTTTCTTGGGATCGGCACAGGCAATCAGATGGCATTATTCTAAACTAAGTTGCATGGCTAAACTATCTGAGATTTTTGAACTAGAGAATAGAATACTAAAATTTTGGTAAAGTCATAcaagaattagaaaaataattgaagtcACGCGCATCCACACTACAAAGCATTTTAACCCAAGGGAAAAACGAATTAACATGAGACTGACTAAATTTCTCCTGGTCTCGCTGATTAATTACAGGTTTCTCACAGGTTTTGGCgcacaacatcaacaaaagcATGCTTCAAGAAAGGGTTGGAAGCTGCTACTCGCTGAGATGTGATGTCAAAATCAGCCCCAGACCTGAAGCAAATGACCCATCAGATATTGACACAAGTTTGTGCTTCATAGTTCTGAATGAATAGAAAGGACTTCCCATATTGCGTGTACATCCAACTACAACTACATAAATGCCCACAAGATAAAGATTCACCCAAGTAATTAAATAGCCTACCTATCTAACAGTGCAACCAGTCTAGTAGAGCAGCATGACATATAGCAAAAAACCCAAGTCCCGTAATCACTAGAAAGAATATCAAAATCCAGTATATAAACCTCAACTTATAAACCAATTTTGGTGGATTGAGTCAGACCTAAGccactttctaatatgataACAATGTCCATCTTAGATTTTAAATGATCATTAAGTAATGTAAAAATACAACATATATAAGTAAGACAATCCTTACCTTAAAGTTAGTGTTGAGTTTGgcttaaaccatttttttaatataacatgttaTATTGTTAAGAACAAGGCATCACATTAAAGACACTTACGGATCAAATAAAACACCTCCAGCTTCTCTAACAATGACAGCACCGCCTGCCACATCCCTAATAAGAAGGAAGAGATTGTTAATCTAGGAACATATCACATTATCACAAATCCCAGTTATGAGGGATGTTAACATTCCTACCAAGGACCTCCAAAGCCAAGTTCAAAGCATACATCCAGCCTTCCACATGCAATTCCGCATAGGTTTAAAGCACAGGAGCCAGTCATTCGGAGTGATCTCACCTAATCAGAATAAAGGCATGGTTATTATGATGCAATAATATCAAGCTTTAATCCGATGGATTCCAATAGGAAGAACACCTAATTTACCTTGAAAAGCAAGCTATTAATCCTATTTGTACAGGCATCTACCGTTAAATTGTCACGTTTTGTTCCAACCTGAGCtttcagaaataaaaaagaacttaATGAGTTTCAAATCTATCTTGATTTGAAACATTTACAGTGAAACTGACACACGTTTGAGTCATCCCCTTTCACCTTAGTATTGCCAAAATATGATAACTTTCATACTCAAGGACTGGAATTGCatgcaattaaataaaaatgtgtatgGACAAAAGGTGCAAGTCACTAGGGATAGAACTCTTTTTGCACAATAGGTGGCAAAAATTTAAGGCATCATGAAAACTACCTGTAACCCGCCAGGTTACTAGGCCGACCCTTGTGGGTTACCTGGAATACAATTTAAAGCAAAACTAGCAATGACATTGACATCTCAATCTGCTAAATGATCACATTTGCAATTAGTACAATCTAACTCCCAACAAGACATTTTAATTCCTATGTTACTTTCTTCATCGTGTCACAGTGATTGCCTAAATAAATGGAAATGTTTAGATTTTGTACCTTCTAGGTTTGCGCAAGCTCAGAAATAGACAGGCTTTGAAATGTATACACGAAGCGTGCATTTATAATTCAAAGTACTTGAGCGGAAAGTAGCAATCCAAACAAAATCAGAGCACACATATAAAAGGTCGAGGAGCATACAACATTATAAATCCAAAATGATCAGGTTACAAATctatttggaaaataaaaggAGAGTATCATGATTTATATAGATCCTCTAACACTGCTCATGACGTCGATGCAAGGTATTGAAAAGAGAATACAAATGTGTGGAAAAAGATTGACATGTAATGGCACACACAAACTCATACATGCATGCTCCCTAGGTACTTAGACCAAATAACAGACAGAATGTAGTCTGCAGTTTTTATTTACCAAAAGAACTGTAGGGCTATTGCCATTGATATGCTGGAGCAAATGACTATCCTAACAGAAAGTCTCGCTAATGCCCAATATGGGTAGCGAGTTGAACAGAACACATATCATTGGTCCATAGAAGAAGGATAAATGAACTTTCACACAATCAACTCTAACAAACTTGAAATACCTCCGTGGCAAGAAGAGCGCTTATTAGTTCAGTCTGTGATGATACTGAAAAATTCAAGGCAATATCCATGAGGTAACTATAGTCAATTAACAATAACAATCAAAAGACAGAGATCAGAAGATCCACCTTTTATAGGGTTCCCGTTCAGAAAAGCACCTTTACCATGGATTCCAGTGAACAGCTACATGTACCATCATAAAACTTCAGTTTTCATACCAAGGAAGGGGGGAAAGCAAATAAGAACTCTTAAAAAGTGTAGATTTTAGACCTAATTCAACCTCTCACAAAATCAACTTACAAGTACGATTTGCtcatatttatatactataatttagtTATATCTTTGGTCGATATAAATTTCCGACAAAAACAGTTACCCTATCCGCACCAATACCAACATTACTAATAGAAAGAAAGTTATCGATTTTAGGTCCTAAATTAATTACTTCAACGTCACTAGTCCTCAACAAATCATTGCAAATACGTTAAAGTCATTGATATACTATTTATAAAACATGAGAACATATTGATTGAAAGCTTTGGCCAACAATCTGAATTTGCATgataaccaaaaataaaaacaatacatgTATCATAACGGGAATGGATTCCCTCATGTTAAACCTTCACATGAgtatcttatttaaaaattttgggtctatctttctctttaagtgtacataaattttaatatgattctACCTG
This genomic stretch from Vigna radiata var. radiata cultivar VC1973A chromosome 7, Vradiata_ver6, whole genome shotgun sequence harbors:
- the LOC106769567 gene encoding U-box domain-containing protein 4 is translated as MVSAENDSHSTSDQATHNHSSVSDKAHRTIGKSMRTVRSKLFRRDHATCVSDSLTDSLMELASRNSKSVKSSVTEEQLLELSQALSDFSACSSDISGELQRLATVSSYEPAVDGDREPEPEPEPCLGFLQRETFSTEIIESISPEDLQPTVKICVDGLHSPSVAVKRSAAAKLRLLAKNRADNRALIGESGAVPALVPLLRCSDPWTQEHAVTALLNLSLLEENKALITNAGAVKSLIYVLKTGTETSKQNAACALMSLALVEENKISIGACGAIPPLVSLLLNGSHRGKKDALTTLYKLCSVRQNKERAVSAGAVKPLVELVAEEGSGMADKAMVVLNSLAGIEEGKEAIVEEGGIAALVEAIEDGSVKGKEFAVLTLVQLCAHSVNNRGLLVREGGIPPLVALSQNGSVRAKHKAETLLGYLRESRHEASCSSP
- the LOC106766982 gene encoding inositol-phosphate phosphatase — protein: MGDSDSLSQFLASAVDAAHKAGEIIRKGFYQTKNVHHKGQVDLVTETDKACEDLIFNHLKQLYPSHKFIGEETTAAGGNAELTDEPTWIVDPLDGTTNFVHGFPFVCVSIGLTIRKIPTVGVVYNPIINELFTGIHGKGAFLNGNPIKVSSQTELISALLATEVGTKRDNLTVDACTNRINSLLFKVRSLRMTGSCALNLCGIACGRLDVCFELGFGGPWDVAGGAVIVREAGGVLFDPSGADFDITSQRVAASNPFLKHAFVDVVRQNL
- the LOC106765705 gene encoding cytochrome b561 and DOMON domain-containing protein At5g47530 — its product is MFMGNMLRMVLAFCVFSSVVVTSSAQTCRNQTFSNRLFTTCRDLPQLTAYLHWTYDQGSGKLDIAFVHAGITSTNRWVAWAINPRNTLDPAMIGAQALVAIPQSSNGGPRVYTSSITSTSTQLEESEISYPVSGLSVTYENNEVTIFATLTLSNDTTSLVHVWQDGTLSGTTPQEHSHETSHQNSKETLNLLSGSSTQVTGNSRQRRRNTHGVLNAVSWGILMPTGAIIARYLKVFKSADPAWFYLHITCQASAYIVGISGFGTGLKLGSDSEGVEYDTHRAIAIVLVCLGTLQVFALFLRPNKDHKFRVYWNAYHYLVGYATISLSIANVFKGFDTLENYVGDRYNDWKHAYIGIIGALGGIAVFLEVITWIIVLKRRKSENKLPHGENGVNGYGSRP